The following are encoded together in the Mammaliicoccus vitulinus genome:
- a CDS encoding YIP1 family protein, which produces MKNSNLVFAPTFNKFREKPKWLVNMLLVIIIAIASAWITTLTTDISAELRETGLSEADVANMSTFTTVFAYIGAVIGAIVGIAFMFLLILIVSKIMKSDVKATSLFAAATFMTLITSIYGLIIVAIHAIMDLDPVKYSFTSLKIFNQSNQFLGIFDLKILLGAYLFGVVLYATSHLKGKAALIWGIVYLVLLIGLGLIQASIAL; this is translated from the coding sequence ATGAAAAATTCAAATTTAGTTTTTGCACCAACTTTTAATAAGTTTAGAGAAAAGCCGAAATGGTTAGTAAATATGTTACTAGTTATCATTATAGCAATCGCTTCAGCATGGATTACTACATTAACTACAGATATTTCAGCTGAATTAAGAGAAACAGGCTTAAGTGAAGCCGATGTAGCCAATATGTCTACATTCACGACAGTATTTGCATACATAGGAGCAGTCATAGGAGCAATTGTTGGCATTGCATTCATGTTCCTTTTAATCTTAATCGTATCAAAAATCATGAAATCAGATGTGAAAGCAACAAGTTTATTTGCAGCTGCAACATTTATGACACTCATTACATCAATCTATGGCTTAATTATTGTAGCTATCCATGCAATTATGGACTTAGATCCCGTAAAATATTCATTTACAAGTTTAAAAATATTTAATCAAAGTAATCAATTTCTCGGTATATTTGATTTGAAAATACTTTTAGGTGCTTACTTATTTGGCGTTGTATTATACGCAACAAGCCATCTCAAAGGAAAAGCAGCACTTATTTGGGGCATAGTATATCTTGTGCTTTTAATAGGACTAGGACTTATTCAAGCAAGTATAGCTTTATAA
- a CDS encoding flavodoxin family protein, whose protein sequence is MITCLLGSSRSDGNSRILADNLLKGTKHRMINLYEKRIDKVIDNRHSKMNDKDLHQDDYSEVLKNVMDAHTVVFSTPLYWYSMSASLKLFIDRWTESLRDQHRDNFKSVMSNKEYIIIIVGGDNPAVKSRPLIEQFKYIFEFMNITNYSFIVGEGVKPLDILEDRNTMEKVKTLNSDLRNLKHQIGETNE, encoded by the coding sequence TGATGGTAACTCAAGAATATTGGCAGATAATCTATTAAAAGGTACAAAACATAGAATGATTAATCTTTATGAGAAAAGAATAGATAAAGTTATAGACAATAGGCACTCAAAAATGAATGACAAAGATTTGCATCAAGATGACTATTCAGAGGTATTAAAAAATGTGATGGATGCACATACTGTTGTGTTCTCTACACCATTATATTGGTATTCTATGAGTGCTTCTTTAAAACTATTTATAGATCGATGGACAGAAAGTTTAAGAGATCAACATAGAGATAATTTCAAATCAGTAATGTCCAATAAAGAATATATTATTATCATAGTTGGTGGTGACAATCCCGCAGTTAAATCAAGACCATTGATAGAACAATTCAAATATATTTTTGAATTTATGAATATAACGAATTATTCTTTTATAGTTGGAGAAGGTGTAAAACCATTAGATATATTAGAAGACAGAAACACTATGGAGAAAGTAAAAACTTTAAATAGTGACTTGAGAAATTTAAAACATCAAATAGGAGAAACAAATGAATAA
- a CDS encoding APC family permease, producing MSSQFNKTMNMADILFLAIGAMLGWGWVVLSGEWISEAGFLGSIIAFAIGGLLVIFIGLTYAELASAIPETGGGFVFVKKAFSPGIAFISGWSVLFGYVSVITFEAVALPTVIDYVIPFEHTGFLWNLAGWDVYLTWVLIGSIGSVVLTSLNYFGVKPAAIMQTVFTIFIVGVGLLLFFGAGFNGEFTQLKPLFSNGVGGTMSVLIMIPFLFVGFDVIPQIAEEVKAPAKMIGRILVISIIASVIFYLLIVFGVATGLTPSQLQTSELATADAMVNLFGSSGFGILLVLGGVAGIITSWNAFIIGGSRILYAMSKNNMIPKWFGFIHPKYKTPTHGIIFLGILAFVAPLLGRPALVWIVDAGGIGVVLGYLLVAFSFLKLRKSEPDLERPYRIKGGKFVGWVAVILSIGFIAIYLPGMPSSLIWPHEWIIVFVWYGIAAILYLTKPKGDEVFERTQSIQSSNE from the coding sequence ATGAGTTCTCAATTTAATAAAACAATGAATATGGCAGATATATTATTTCTCGCGATTGGCGCTATGCTTGGATGGGGCTGGGTTGTACTTTCGGGAGAATGGATTTCTGAAGCAGGATTTTTAGGAAGTATTATAGCTTTTGCAATAGGTGGCTTATTAGTTATTTTCATAGGATTGACTTATGCTGAATTAGCCTCTGCAATACCTGAAACAGGTGGAGGATTTGTCTTTGTTAAGAAAGCATTTAGTCCAGGAATAGCTTTTATTTCAGGTTGGTCAGTATTATTTGGCTATGTATCTGTTATCACTTTTGAAGCAGTAGCATTGCCGACAGTTATTGATTACGTTATACCATTTGAACATACAGGTTTTCTTTGGAATCTAGCAGGTTGGGATGTTTACTTAACTTGGGTTCTAATCGGTTCTATCGGTAGTGTAGTCTTAACGTCATTGAATTATTTTGGTGTAAAGCCTGCTGCGATTATGCAAACGGTGTTTACAATATTTATTGTAGGCGTAGGATTATTACTATTTTTTGGAGCGGGATTTAATGGTGAATTCACACAACTAAAACCATTGTTCAGTAATGGTGTAGGTGGGACGATGTCAGTACTCATCATGATTCCATTCCTATTTGTAGGATTTGATGTGATTCCTCAAATTGCAGAAGAAGTTAAAGCACCTGCTAAAATGATAGGTCGCATACTCGTTATTTCAATAATCGCTTCGGTTATTTTCTATTTACTTATTGTATTTGGTGTTGCAACAGGATTAACACCTAGCCAATTACAAACGAGTGAATTAGCTACTGCAGATGCTATGGTGAATTTATTTGGCTCTAGTGGATTTGGTATCTTACTTGTATTAGGTGGCGTTGCCGGTATTATAACAAGTTGGAATGCCTTTATTATTGGTGGTAGTCGTATTCTATATGCGATGTCTAAAAATAATATGATTCCTAAGTGGTTTGGATTTATTCACCCTAAATATAAGACACCGACACACGGCATTATATTCCTTGGTATATTAGCATTTGTTGCGCCTTTATTAGGACGTCCAGCACTCGTGTGGATCGTTGATGCAGGTGGTATAGGTGTCGTATTAGGTTACTTGCTCGTTGCTTTTTCTTTCTTGAAATTAAGAAAAAGTGAACCGGATTTAGAAAGACCATATCGTATTAAAGGTGGTAAATTTGTCGGTTGGGTAGCAGTTATTTTAAGTATTGGATTTATCGCTATTTATTTACCTGGAATGCCTTCATCACTTATTTGGCCACATGAATGGATTATCGTATTTGTTTGGTATGGCATTGCAGCAATTCTATATTTAACTAAACCTAAGGGGGATGAAGTATTTGAAAGAACTCAAAGTATACAATCCAGCAACGAATGA
- the lepB gene encoding signal peptidase I, producing MVKNIMEWVASIAIAIVAAWLITTFLISRYEVHGESMSPTFNDQDNLAVSKISKSLGTIDRGDVIIFHANEEKDFIKRLIGMPGDTVEYKQDQLYVNGEKVAEPYLDFNKEHKYSDYLTENFDVSDTKNSGGKKVIPEGRYLVLGDNRMNSNDSRLDVGLIAENQIVGKAKMRVLPTRDMKYGFSSKSFDEVNEH from the coding sequence ATGGTAAAAAATATAATGGAATGGGTTGCTTCTATTGCAATTGCTATAGTTGCTGCTTGGTTAATCACAACTTTTTTAATCAGTAGATACGAAGTTCATGGTGAATCGATGTCTCCAACTTTTAATGATCAAGACAACCTTGCTGTAAGTAAGATTTCTAAATCATTAGGGACTATTGATAGAGGTGACGTTATTATATTCCACGCTAATGAGGAAAAAGATTTTATTAAGAGGTTAATTGGGATGCCGGGAGACACTGTAGAGTATAAGCAAGATCAGCTTTATGTGAATGGTGAAAAAGTGGCAGAGCCTTATTTAGATTTTAATAAAGAACATAAATATTCGGATTATTTAACAGAAAACTTTGATGTGTCAGATACAAAAAATTCAGGTGGGAAGAAAGTCATTCCTGAAGGTAGATATTTAGTGTTGGGTGATAATCGTATGAATAGTAATGATAGCCGTTTAGATGTTGGCTTAATTGCGGAGAATCAGATAGTTGGTAAAGCTAAAATGAGAGTCTTGCCTACTCGTGACATGAAATATGGTTTTAGTTCTAAATCGTTCGATGAAGTTAATGAACATTGA
- a CDS encoding VraH family peptide resistance protein: protein MKVKDILKKSFDDLLELELTSYNIAVVLIAVIVLSTIFTPLLGIPVGLLGGAYYLKSYK from the coding sequence ATGAAAGTAAAAGACATTCTCAAAAAAAGTTTTGACGATTTACTCGAGTTAGAACTAACGAGTTATAATATAGCTGTTGTATTAATAGCTGTTATTGTATTAAGCACTATATTTACGCCTTTACTAGGTATTCCTGTTGGATTATTAGGTGGCGCTTATTATTTAAAAAGTTATAAATAA
- a CDS encoding PLP-dependent aminotransferase family protein, with protein sequence MAQTYKYREIYLKTKQDILSQQYNSHEKLPSKRQLANDQNVSINTVKNAYEQLFAEGYIYTKERQGYFVEALNKLIIQDHRIPQPIHNNPTKIKSSYRYSFSHMTTDISQFPIDLWSKHTKEAFRLFQNEMSEIPIYKGPIELRKSIAQLISYKRGVTCYPDQIIVSSGTANLLSALFNTFSNNQKIAMENPGYSRMRKLFIDMGQDVVNIPLDQKGLSVNRVKSEQPDFVVTTPSHQFPTGTIMPISRRIELLNWVTEHNKYIIEDDYDSEYKYGTDNIPSLYSLDKNDRVIYLGTFSKTLMPSLRVSYMVLPYPLLYKFDLATDTAITDLSLINAYTLHLFIKSGNYEKYIRKMHHIYTEKRELFLKVLNKEFKEDISIYDMEAGLHFLLSIKTSLTYQEIEQKAHDNSIELYTLRRFMVDEPANSKVKTLIIGFAKIELEDIEPAILKLKEIIYE encoded by the coding sequence ATGGCACAAACTTACAAATATAGAGAGATTTATCTCAAAACAAAACAAGATATTCTCTCACAACAATATAATAGTCATGAAAAGTTACCATCAAAAAGACAACTAGCAAACGACCAAAATGTCAGCATAAACACTGTAAAAAATGCGTATGAACAACTTTTTGCAGAAGGTTACATATATACAAAAGAAAGACAGGGATATTTTGTTGAAGCTTTAAATAAACTAATCATTCAAGATCATCGTATACCACAGCCTATACACAATAATCCGACTAAAATTAAATCTTCATATCGTTACTCTTTTTCTCATATGACAACAGATATATCTCAGTTTCCAATTGATTTATGGTCTAAGCATACTAAAGAAGCATTTCGACTTTTCCAAAATGAAATGTCAGAAATACCAATTTATAAAGGACCTATAGAACTCAGGAAATCTATCGCACAACTCATCTCGTACAAAAGAGGCGTGACATGTTATCCAGATCAAATCATTGTCAGTTCAGGCACTGCAAACTTATTAAGCGCCTTGTTCAATACATTTTCAAACAACCAAAAAATCGCCATGGAAAATCCAGGTTATTCACGTATGAGAAAACTTTTTATAGATATGGGACAAGATGTCGTGAACATTCCACTCGATCAAAAAGGACTATCTGTTAATCGTGTAAAATCAGAGCAACCAGATTTTGTTGTGACGACACCTTCCCACCAATTTCCAACAGGGACAATTATGCCGATTTCTCGAAGAATAGAATTATTGAATTGGGTAACAGAGCACAATAAATACATCATAGAAGATGATTATGATAGCGAATATAAATATGGAACAGATAATATTCCTTCCTTATATAGTTTAGATAAAAATGATCGCGTCATATACTTAGGGACATTCTCAAAGACGTTAATGCCAAGTTTAAGAGTGAGCTATATGGTGCTGCCATATCCTCTACTTTATAAATTTGATTTAGCAACAGACACAGCAATTACAGATTTAAGCTTAATTAACGCTTATACACTACATCTATTTATAAAATCAGGAAACTACGAGAAATATATTAGAAAAATGCACCACATATATACTGAAAAAAGAGAGCTATTTTTAAAAGTATTAAACAAAGAATTTAAAGAAGATATTTCTATATACGACATGGAAGCTGGATTACACTTTTTATTAAGTATCAAAACATCACTCACCTATCAAGAAATAGAACAAAAAGCACATGATAATAGTATAGAACTCTATACATTAAGGAGATTTATGGTCGATGAACCTGCGAATTCAAAAGTCAAAACGCTGATTATTGGATTTGCGAAAATAGAACTAGAAGACATCGAACCTGCAATATTAAAATTAAAAGAAATCATTTATGAATAA
- a CDS encoding NAD-dependent succinate-semialdehyde dehydrogenase, with the protein MKELKVYNPATNEVVKTIQYTSEEEANQQINKAQVAFESWRERDAHDRSALLLKWYQLIEEHKEELAELITLENGKPYKEALGEVAYANSYIQWYQEEAKRIYGKTIPANQKGKKIITDPFPVGIVGAITPWNFPAAMIARKMAPALAAGCTIVCKPALETPLTTIRMVELAHEAGIPEDAIQYVVLSGRDAGRIFTESPIIQKITFTGSTPVGKQLIKSSADSVKNVTMELGGLAPVIVHKDADIELAVNQTIATKFRNSGQTCISANRIFVHKDIEQDYTALLTEKVNALNVGNGIEKDTDMGPLINQQAVEKVIDQIEDAVEHGGELSLSIEQLKLGGNFLKPVVIRHANLEMKVMHEETFGPIAAVMTYDDLDEILKVANDTEYGLAAYFFTNDYRTGFDIYKKLDYGVIGWNDGAPSAAHAPFGGYKESGYGREGGIEGIEPYLETKYLSIGNM; encoded by the coding sequence TTGAAAGAACTCAAAGTATACAATCCAGCAACGAATGAAGTCGTTAAGACAATCCAGTACACTTCTGAAGAAGAAGCAAATCAACAGATCAATAAAGCACAAGTAGCATTTGAATCTTGGCGTGAAAGAGATGCACATGATCGTTCTGCACTTTTATTGAAATGGTATCAACTCATTGAAGAACATAAAGAAGAATTAGCAGAACTGATTACGTTAGAAAATGGAAAGCCTTATAAAGAAGCGTTGGGTGAAGTTGCCTATGCTAATAGTTATATACAATGGTATCAAGAAGAAGCAAAGCGTATTTATGGCAAAACAATACCAGCGAATCAAAAAGGTAAAAAGATTATTACAGATCCGTTCCCAGTTGGCATTGTAGGTGCGATTACACCTTGGAACTTCCCAGCAGCCATGATTGCTAGAAAAATGGCACCAGCATTAGCTGCAGGTTGTACCATCGTATGTAAGCCAGCCTTGGAAACACCTTTAACAACGATTCGAATGGTTGAATTAGCACATGAAGCGGGTATACCTGAAGATGCTATACAATATGTCGTTTTAAGTGGTCGAGATGCTGGAAGAATTTTTACAGAAAGTCCAATCATTCAAAAAATTACTTTTACAGGGTCAACACCAGTTGGGAAACAATTGATTAAATCTTCAGCTGATAGTGTTAAAAATGTGACGATGGAATTAGGTGGATTAGCACCAGTAATCGTACATAAAGATGCAGATATCGAATTAGCTGTTAATCAAACAATTGCTACTAAATTTAGAAATTCTGGTCAAACGTGTATCAGTGCAAATAGAATTTTTGTACATAAAGATATTGAACAAGACTATACAGCATTACTAACTGAAAAAGTGAACGCTTTAAATGTAGGAAATGGTATAGAAAAAGATACAGATATGGGACCACTTATTAATCAACAAGCGGTAGAAAAAGTAATAGATCAAATAGAAGATGCAGTCGAACATGGTGGCGAACTGTCATTATCAATAGAACAACTGAAATTAGGAGGCAACTTCTTAAAACCAGTAGTGATTCGTCATGCTAATCTAGAAATGAAAGTGATGCATGAAGAAACTTTCGGACCAATTGCAGCTGTTATGACATATGATGATTTAGATGAAATCTTAAAAGTAGCAAATGATACTGAATATGGATTAGCAGCTTACTTCTTTACGAACGATTATAGAACAGGCTTCGATATTTATAAAAAGCTTGATTATGGCGTGATTGGGTGGAACGATGGCGCACCATCAGCAGCCCATGCACCATTCGGCGGATATAAAGAAAGTGGTTACGGTCGTGAAGGCGGTATAGAAGGTATAGAACCATATTTAGAAACGAAATATTTATCAATAGGTAATATGTAG
- the gabT gene encoding 4-aminobutyrate--2-oxoglutarate transaminase, whose product MGKTQEQLVSLRNEYVARGVSNGNTHIADFAKGATVTDNEGKEWIDFAGAIGTLNVGHSHPKITEHLKKELERFILPGFNVIMYESYIKLAEKLAEITPGDHKKKTVLLNSGAEAVENAVKIARKYTGRQQVVSFIRGFHGRTNLTMSMTSKVKPYKFGFGPFAPEVYQAPYPYLADKPEGLSDEAYIDSVIKDLKNFFIATVDPSEVACVVIEPVQGEGGFIIPDKKFVRALKDICEEHGIVFIADEIQTGFARTGKMFAIEHFDVIPDLMTVSKSLAAGFPLSGVVGRSEIVDSPNPGEIGGTYAGNPLACEAALKVIEIIEEENLNAKAEQLGATIEATLESYKLEHNFVGDIRRLGAMVAMEIVDPETKAPDKLKTSQIVKTANDNGLLLLSAGINGNVIRFLAPLVITDQELNKGFTILESSL is encoded by the coding sequence ATGGGTAAGACTCAAGAACAATTAGTATCTTTACGTAACGAATATGTAGCAAGAGGTGTCAGTAATGGTAATACACATATTGCTGATTTTGCTAAAGGGGCAACTGTTACAGATAATGAAGGTAAAGAATGGATCGACTTTGCAGGGGCAATTGGAACATTAAATGTTGGTCATTCACATCCGAAAATTACTGAACATCTAAAAAAAGAATTAGAACGATTTATATTACCTGGATTTAATGTCATTATGTATGAAAGCTATATTAAGCTAGCTGAAAAATTAGCTGAAATTACACCAGGTGATCATAAAAAGAAAACAGTACTCTTAAATTCAGGAGCTGAAGCAGTAGAAAATGCTGTGAAAATAGCCCGAAAATATACAGGTAGACAACAAGTTGTATCTTTCATTAGAGGTTTCCACGGAAGAACAAATTTAACGATGTCTATGACAAGTAAAGTAAAACCATATAAATTTGGATTTGGACCATTTGCACCAGAAGTATATCAAGCACCGTATCCATATTTAGCTGATAAACCAGAAGGATTGAGTGATGAGGCGTATATTGATAGCGTGATCAAAGATTTGAAGAACTTCTTTATCGCAACTGTAGATCCTTCAGAAGTTGCATGTGTCGTTATTGAACCAGTACAAGGTGAAGGTGGATTTATTATACCTGACAAAAAGTTTGTGCGTGCTTTAAAAGATATTTGTGAAGAACATGGTATTGTATTTATTGCAGATGAAATACAAACTGGATTTGCTCGAACTGGAAAGATGTTTGCGATTGAGCACTTTGATGTGATACCAGATTTAATGACGGTATCTAAATCGCTTGCAGCAGGTTTCCCATTGAGTGGTGTTGTAGGAAGAAGTGAAATTGTAGATAGTCCAAACCCAGGTGAAATTGGTGGTACATATGCAGGTAATCCACTAGCTTGTGAAGCGGCGCTTAAAGTAATCGAAATTATAGAAGAAGAAAATTTAAATGCTAAAGCTGAGCAACTTGGTGCGACTATAGAAGCAACGTTAGAATCATATAAACTAGAACATAATTTTGTTGGAGACATTCGTAGATTAGGTGCAATGGTCGCAATGGAAATTGTAGACCCAGAAACAAAAGCACCAGATAAACTCAAAACATCACAAATTGTGAAAACAGCTAATGATAATGGGTTATTATTATTATCAGCTGGTATTAACGGTAACGTGATTAGATTTCTAGCACCTTTAGTCATTACAGATCAAGAATTAAACAAAGGATTTACGATTTTAGAATCTAGTCTTTAA
- a CDS encoding DUF3923 family protein, producing the protein MKISWILWWVLTVIELGSFITISLLLWFRDVDAAGAVQTTELKWMSIGMISTLFIIPFLTQIAWLIINIVTSKKLAPQK; encoded by the coding sequence TTGAAAATATCGTGGATTTTATGGTGGGTATTAACTGTAATTGAATTAGGATCATTCATTACGATATCTTTATTATTATGGTTTAGGGATGTTGATGCTGCAGGTGCTGTTCAAACAACAGAATTAAAATGGATGTCTATTGGTATGATCTCTACCTTGTTTATCATACCGTTTTTAACTCAAATCGCTTGGCTAATTATCAATATTGTTACTTCAAAGAAACTAGCACCTCAAAAATAA